The Engystomops pustulosus chromosome 9, aEngPut4.maternal, whole genome shotgun sequence genome includes a window with the following:
- the DKC1 gene encoding H/ACA ribonucleoprotein complex subunit DKC1 isoform X1, giving the protein MADDFGSKKSKKRKSQALGEVADIQHEGSFLIKPESKVAQLDTSQWPLLLKSFDKLNVRTTHYTPIPSGSNPLKRDITEYIKTGFINLDKPANPSSHEVVAWIRRILRVEKTGHSGTLDPKVTGCLIVCIDRATRLVKSQQSAGKEYIGIVRLHNAIESEQQLSRALETLTGALFQRPPLIAAVKRQLRVRTIYESKLVEYDPERRLGIFWVSCEAGTYIRTLCVHLGLLLGVGGQMQELRRVRSGVLGEKDNLVTMHDVLDAQWQYDNNKDENYLRRVIFPLEKLLISHKRLVMKDSAVNAICYGAKIMLPGLLRYEDGIEINQDVVVITTKGEAICIATALMTTAVISTCNHGVVAKIKRVIMERDTYPRKWGLGPKASQKKMLIQKGLLDKHGKPNENTPASWSQGYVDYSAAQQNVTEELETPAKRKHVSDSDSDTATTVSAKKNKPEIGSDSESGLKPKKKKKKKHLEEKNVTEDPEMVSKSMKKKKKHKELSD; this is encoded by the exons ATGGCGGATGACTTTG gttcCAAAAAGTCGAAGAAACGCAAGAGTCAGGCGCTGGGGGAGGTTGCG GATATACAGCATGAAGGAAGTTTTTTGATAAAACCAGAATCCAAAGTTGCCCAGTTGGATACTTCTCAGTGGCCTTTGCTGCTTAAG AGCTTTGATAAGCTAAATGTGCGGACTACACACTACACTCCCATACCATCGGGTTCCAACCCTTTGAAGAGGGACATCACTGAATATATTAA aactggCTTTATAAATCTTGATAAACCTGCAAACCCGTCTTCACATGAAGTAGTTGCGTGGATTCGGCGTATTTTAAGGGTAGAGAAAACTGGTCACAGTGGGACATTAGATCCTAAAGTCACTGGTTGCCTCATTGTGTGCATTGACCGTGCCACACGACTTGTGAAGTCACAGCAAAGTGCAG GGAAAGAATATATTGGTATCGTTCGACTACACAATGCAATTGAGAGTGAGCAGCAACTGTCAAGG GCTCTTGAAACTCTTACAGGTGCACTTTTCCAGAGGCCGCCACTAATAGCTGCTGTAAAGAGGCAACTGCGTGTTAGAACAATTTATGAGAGCAAACTTGTAGAATATGATCCAGAACGTAGATTGG GTATATTTTGGGTAAGCTGTGAAGCGGGTACATACATTCGTACTCTGTGTGTCCACCTTGGCTTATTACTTGGGGTTGGTGGCCAGATGCAGGAATTGCGCAGGGTTCGGTCAGGTGTCCTTGGAGAGAAG GACAATCTTGTCACAATGCATGATGTCTTGGATGCACAGTGGCAATACGATAATAATAAAGATGAAAACTATCTTCGTAGGGTTATCTTTCCCCTTGAAAAGCTTTTAATATCTCATAAAAGATTGGTTATGAAAGACAGTGCA GTAAATGCAATATGTTATGGAGCAAAGATCATGCTCCCAGGTCTCCTGAGGTATGAggatggcatagaaataaaccagGATGTTGTTGTAATTACAACAAAAGGAGAAGCAATATGCATAG CTACTGCACTTATGACCACTGCTGTGATCTCTACATGTAACCATGGTGTTGTGGCAAAAATAAAACGTGTTATAATGGAGAGAGACACTTACCCTCGCAAGTGGGGCCTTGGCCCCAAG gctaGTCAAAAGAAAATGTTGATTCAGAAAGGTTTATTGGACAAACATGGGAAACCCAATGAGAATACCCCAGCTAGTTGGAGCCAGGGTTATGTTGATTACAG TGCAGCACAGCAGAATGTGACTGAAGAGCTGGAGACGCCAGCTAAG CGCAAGCATGTGAGCGACTCAGATAGTGACACAGCAACAACAGTTTCtgcaaaaaag AATAAACCAGAGATTGGTAGTGATTCTGAAAGTGGCCTAAAaccaaagaaaaagaagaaaaagaaacacCTGGAGGAAAAAAATGTAACGGAAGATCCTGAAATG GTGTCAAAAAgcatgaagaaaaaaaagaaacacaaagaGCTATCTGACTAA
- the DKC1 gene encoding H/ACA ribonucleoprotein complex subunit DKC1 isoform X2 — protein MADDFGSKKSKKRKSQALGEVADIQHEGSFLIKPESKVAQLDTSQWPLLLKSFDKLNVRTTHYTPIPSGSNPLKRDITEYIKTGFINLDKPANPSSHEVVAWIRRILRVEKTGHSGTLDPKVTGCLIVCIDRATRLVKSQQSAGKEYIGIVRLHNAIESEQQLSRALETLTGALFQRPPLIAAVKRQLRVRTIYESKLVEYDPERRLGIFWVSCEAGTYIRTLCVHLGLLLGVGGQMQELRRVRSGVLGEKDNLVTMHDVLDAQWQYDNNKDENYLRRVIFPLEKLLISHKRLVMKDSAVNAICYGAKIMLPGLLRYEDGIEINQDVVVITTKGEAICIATALMTTAVISTCNHGVVAKIKRVIMERDTYPRKWGLGPKASQKKMLIQKGLLDKHGKPNENTPASWSQGYVDYSAAQQNVTEELETPAKRKHVSDSDSDTATTVSAKKE, from the exons ATGGCGGATGACTTTG gttcCAAAAAGTCGAAGAAACGCAAGAGTCAGGCGCTGGGGGAGGTTGCG GATATACAGCATGAAGGAAGTTTTTTGATAAAACCAGAATCCAAAGTTGCCCAGTTGGATACTTCTCAGTGGCCTTTGCTGCTTAAG AGCTTTGATAAGCTAAATGTGCGGACTACACACTACACTCCCATACCATCGGGTTCCAACCCTTTGAAGAGGGACATCACTGAATATATTAA aactggCTTTATAAATCTTGATAAACCTGCAAACCCGTCTTCACATGAAGTAGTTGCGTGGATTCGGCGTATTTTAAGGGTAGAGAAAACTGGTCACAGTGGGACATTAGATCCTAAAGTCACTGGTTGCCTCATTGTGTGCATTGACCGTGCCACACGACTTGTGAAGTCACAGCAAAGTGCAG GGAAAGAATATATTGGTATCGTTCGACTACACAATGCAATTGAGAGTGAGCAGCAACTGTCAAGG GCTCTTGAAACTCTTACAGGTGCACTTTTCCAGAGGCCGCCACTAATAGCTGCTGTAAAGAGGCAACTGCGTGTTAGAACAATTTATGAGAGCAAACTTGTAGAATATGATCCAGAACGTAGATTGG GTATATTTTGGGTAAGCTGTGAAGCGGGTACATACATTCGTACTCTGTGTGTCCACCTTGGCTTATTACTTGGGGTTGGTGGCCAGATGCAGGAATTGCGCAGGGTTCGGTCAGGTGTCCTTGGAGAGAAG GACAATCTTGTCACAATGCATGATGTCTTGGATGCACAGTGGCAATACGATAATAATAAAGATGAAAACTATCTTCGTAGGGTTATCTTTCCCCTTGAAAAGCTTTTAATATCTCATAAAAGATTGGTTATGAAAGACAGTGCA GTAAATGCAATATGTTATGGAGCAAAGATCATGCTCCCAGGTCTCCTGAGGTATGAggatggcatagaaataaaccagGATGTTGTTGTAATTACAACAAAAGGAGAAGCAATATGCATAG CTACTGCACTTATGACCACTGCTGTGATCTCTACATGTAACCATGGTGTTGTGGCAAAAATAAAACGTGTTATAATGGAGAGAGACACTTACCCTCGCAAGTGGGGCCTTGGCCCCAAG gctaGTCAAAAGAAAATGTTGATTCAGAAAGGTTTATTGGACAAACATGGGAAACCCAATGAGAATACCCCAGCTAGTTGGAGCCAGGGTTATGTTGATTACAG TGCAGCACAGCAGAATGTGACTGAAGAGCTGGAGACGCCAGCTAAG CGCAAGCATGTGAGCGACTCAGATAGTGACACAGCAACAACAGTTTCtgcaaaaaa AGAATAA
- the DKC1 gene encoding H/ACA ribonucleoprotein complex subunit DKC1 isoform X3, producing the protein MADDFGSKKSKKRKSQALGEVADIQHEGSFLIKPESKVAQLDTSQWPLLLKSFDKLNVRTTHYTPIPSGSNPLKRDITEYIKTGFINLDKPANPSSHEVVAWIRRILRVEKTGHSGTLDPKVTGCLIVCIDRATRLVKSQQSAGKEYIGIVRLHNAIESEQQLSRALETLTGALFQRPPLIAAVKRQLRVRTIYESKLVEYDPERRLGIFWVSCEAGTYIRTLCVHLGLLLGVGGQMQELRRVRSGVLGEKDNLVTMHDVLDAQWQYDNNKDENYLRRVIFPLEKLLISHKRLVMKDSAVNAICYGAKIMLPGLLRYEDGIEINQDVVVITTKGEAICIATALMTTAVISTCNHGVVAKIKRVIMERDTYPRKWGLGPKASQKKMLIQKGLLDKHGKPNENTPASWSQGYVDYR; encoded by the exons ATGGCGGATGACTTTG gttcCAAAAAGTCGAAGAAACGCAAGAGTCAGGCGCTGGGGGAGGTTGCG GATATACAGCATGAAGGAAGTTTTTTGATAAAACCAGAATCCAAAGTTGCCCAGTTGGATACTTCTCAGTGGCCTTTGCTGCTTAAG AGCTTTGATAAGCTAAATGTGCGGACTACACACTACACTCCCATACCATCGGGTTCCAACCCTTTGAAGAGGGACATCACTGAATATATTAA aactggCTTTATAAATCTTGATAAACCTGCAAACCCGTCTTCACATGAAGTAGTTGCGTGGATTCGGCGTATTTTAAGGGTAGAGAAAACTGGTCACAGTGGGACATTAGATCCTAAAGTCACTGGTTGCCTCATTGTGTGCATTGACCGTGCCACACGACTTGTGAAGTCACAGCAAAGTGCAG GGAAAGAATATATTGGTATCGTTCGACTACACAATGCAATTGAGAGTGAGCAGCAACTGTCAAGG GCTCTTGAAACTCTTACAGGTGCACTTTTCCAGAGGCCGCCACTAATAGCTGCTGTAAAGAGGCAACTGCGTGTTAGAACAATTTATGAGAGCAAACTTGTAGAATATGATCCAGAACGTAGATTGG GTATATTTTGGGTAAGCTGTGAAGCGGGTACATACATTCGTACTCTGTGTGTCCACCTTGGCTTATTACTTGGGGTTGGTGGCCAGATGCAGGAATTGCGCAGGGTTCGGTCAGGTGTCCTTGGAGAGAAG GACAATCTTGTCACAATGCATGATGTCTTGGATGCACAGTGGCAATACGATAATAATAAAGATGAAAACTATCTTCGTAGGGTTATCTTTCCCCTTGAAAAGCTTTTAATATCTCATAAAAGATTGGTTATGAAAGACAGTGCA GTAAATGCAATATGTTATGGAGCAAAGATCATGCTCCCAGGTCTCCTGAGGTATGAggatggcatagaaataaaccagGATGTTGTTGTAATTACAACAAAAGGAGAAGCAATATGCATAG CTACTGCACTTATGACCACTGCTGTGATCTCTACATGTAACCATGGTGTTGTGGCAAAAATAAAACGTGTTATAATGGAGAGAGACACTTACCCTCGCAAGTGGGGCCTTGGCCCCAAG gctaGTCAAAAGAAAATGTTGATTCAGAAAGGTTTATTGGACAAACATGGGAAACCCAATGAGAATACCCCAGCTAGTTGGAGCCAGGGTTATGTTGATTACAGGTAA